One segment of Amycolatopsis alba DSM 44262 DNA contains the following:
- the recF gene encoding DNA replication/repair protein RecF (All proteins in this family for which functions are known are DNA-binding proteins that assist the filamentation of RecA onto DNA for the initiation of recombination or recombinational repair.), translated as MHLRHLQVTDFRSWPQADLALEPGPTVLVGQNGRGKTNLLEAIGYIATLGSHRVATDAPLVRHGCERALIRVAVVNDDRELTVELEITPGKANRARINRGSVGKPRDVLGILRTVLFSPEDLALVRGDPGERRRFMDELLVLRAPRYAGVRADYEKVLKQRNALLKTAGKRRTGREDPYALSTLDVWDDHLAVAGAALLAARLNLIADLAPYAAAAYMGVAPDSRPAKIAYKSSLGEAMPEGYGVPDGTRADEAVLKEVLVEALKRSRNLELERGVSMVGPHRDELDLILGEAPAKGYASHGESWSFALALRLGSYELLRGEAGEPVLLLDDVFAELDRRRRARLAEVAAGAEQVLVTAAVDEDVPAELAGHRFLVADGEINRG; from the coding sequence TTGCATCTCAGACATCTCCAGGTCACCGACTTCCGGTCCTGGCCACAAGCCGATCTCGCGCTCGAACCCGGCCCGACCGTCCTCGTCGGACAGAACGGCCGCGGCAAGACGAACCTCCTCGAGGCGATCGGCTACATCGCGACCCTGGGTTCGCATCGCGTCGCGACCGACGCGCCGTTGGTGCGGCACGGGTGCGAACGCGCGCTGATCAGGGTCGCGGTGGTCAACGACGACCGCGAACTGACGGTCGAGCTGGAGATCACCCCCGGCAAGGCGAACCGGGCGCGGATCAACCGCGGCTCGGTCGGCAAGCCGCGTGACGTGCTCGGGATCCTGCGCACGGTGCTGTTCTCCCCGGAGGATCTGGCACTCGTGCGCGGGGATCCGGGGGAGCGCCGCCGGTTCATGGACGAACTCCTCGTGCTGCGCGCGCCCCGGTACGCCGGGGTCCGTGCCGACTACGAGAAGGTGCTGAAGCAGCGGAACGCCCTCCTCAAGACAGCCGGTAAGCGGCGTACGGGGCGCGAAGACCCGTACGCGTTGTCGACGCTCGACGTGTGGGACGACCATCTGGCCGTGGCGGGTGCCGCGTTGCTGGCCGCCCGGCTCAACCTGATCGCGGATCTCGCGCCGTACGCGGCGGCCGCGTACATGGGGGTCGCTCCCGACTCGAGACCGGCGAAGATCGCGTACAAGTCGAGCCTCGGCGAAGCGATGCCGGAGGGATACGGCGTTCCGGACGGTACTCGCGCTGACGAAGCCGTCCTCAAGGAAGTGCTGGTCGAGGCGCTGAAACGGTCCCGGAACCTGGAGCTGGAGCGCGGGGTGAGCATGGTCGGCCCGCACCGGGACGAACTCGATCTCATCCTCGGCGAAGCACCGGCGAAGGGCTACGCGAGCCATGGGGAGTCCTGGTCGTTCGCCCTCGCACTGCGTCTGGGAAGCTACGAGCTCCTGCGTGGCGAGGCCGGGGAACCGGTGCTTCTGCTGGATGATGTGTTCGCCGAGCTGGACCGGCGTCGCCGGGCCCGGCTGGCGGAGGTGGCGGCCGGTGCCGAGCAGGTACTGGTGACCGCCGCCGTGGACGAGGACGTACCCGCCGAGCTGGCCGGGCACCGATTCCTCGTGGCAGATGGTGAGATCAACCGTGGGTGA
- the gnd gene encoding phosphogluconate dehydrogenase (NAD(+)-dependent, decarboxylating), with translation MAQLGLIGLGKMGFNMRERLRAAGHEVIGYDRNPDVTDSTSLEDMVSKLDGPRIVWIMVPAGEPTRQTVAELGNLLSDGDLVIDGGNSKYTDDKINGDLLAAKNVGYLDCGVSGGVWGKDNGYGLMVGGAASDVEKAMPIFDALRPEGPREEGFSHAGAVGSGHYAKMIHNGIEYGMMQAFAEGFELLEAAKVVENVPAVIKGWQRGTVVRSWLLDLLVRALDEDPELDDLEGYVEDSGEGRWTLEEAINNAVPAPVISAALFARFASRQEDSAAMRAVAALRNQFGGHSVKKVGG, from the coding sequence ATGGCTCAGCTGGGACTCATCGGCCTCGGCAAAATGGGGTTCAACATGCGTGAGCGGCTGCGTGCGGCCGGTCACGAGGTGATCGGTTACGACCGCAACCCCGACGTCACCGACTCCACCTCACTCGAGGACATGGTGTCCAAACTGGACGGTCCCCGGATCGTCTGGATCATGGTGCCCGCCGGTGAACCCACCCGGCAGACCGTCGCCGAACTCGGGAACCTGTTGTCCGACGGCGATCTCGTGATCGACGGCGGCAACTCGAAGTACACCGACGACAAGATCAACGGTGATCTCCTCGCGGCGAAGAACGTCGGCTACCTCGACTGCGGGGTTTCCGGTGGCGTGTGGGGCAAGGACAACGGCTACGGCCTGATGGTCGGCGGCGCGGCTTCGGACGTCGAAAAGGCCATGCCGATCTTCGACGCGCTTCGCCCCGAGGGGCCGCGTGAAGAGGGTTTCTCGCACGCCGGCGCCGTCGGCTCCGGTCACTACGCGAAGATGATCCACAACGGCATCGAGTACGGCATGATGCAGGCCTTCGCCGAAGGGTTCGAGCTGCTCGAAGCCGCGAAGGTCGTCGAGAACGTGCCCGCGGTGATCAAGGGCTGGCAGCGCGGGACGGTCGTCCGCTCGTGGCTGCTCGACCTGCTCGTCCGCGCGCTCGACGAGGACCCGGAGCTGGACGACCTCGAAGGCTATGTCGAGGATTCCGGCGAAGGCCGGTGGACCCTCGAAGAGGCGATCAACAACGCGGTCCCGGCGCCGGTCATCTCGGCCGCGCTGTTCGCGCGGTTCGCCTCGCGCCAGGAGGACTCCGCCGCCATGCGGGCCGTCGCCGCGCTGCGCAACCAGTTCGGCGGCCATTCCGTGAAGAAGGTCGGCGGCTAG
- a CDS encoding DciA family protein, which yields MFDTQSERAPVSNGPTGTEGNEPTTGRDLARAALDAAKAKAKARGVEPGVRRGRITGGGSGANGQSSRRRRWSGPGADIRDPQPLGRLASRIAVDRGWNTRLANGQVFGHWARLVGEEVAEHAQPVALKDGELTVRASSTAWATQLRLLQSQLLAKIAKGVGHGVVKKMRIQGPTAPSWRKGPRHVPGRGPRDTYG from the coding sequence TTGTTCGACACGCAGAGTGAACGAGCGCCGGTATCGAACGGCCCAACCGGTACTGAAGGCAATGAGCCGACTACCGGTCGTGACCTCGCGCGCGCCGCCCTGGACGCCGCGAAGGCCAAAGCGAAGGCTCGCGGAGTTGAACCAGGCGTCCGTCGCGGCCGTATCACCGGTGGAGGGTCCGGGGCGAACGGCCAGAGCTCGCGACGTCGTCGCTGGTCAGGGCCGGGTGCCGATATCCGTGACCCGCAACCGCTCGGCAGGCTCGCCTCCCGGATCGCGGTCGACCGCGGCTGGAACACGCGGCTGGCCAACGGTCAGGTCTTCGGCCACTGGGCCCGGCTTGTGGGTGAAGAGGTCGCCGAGCACGCTCAGCCCGTCGCCCTGAAAGACGGCGAGCTGACAGTGCGCGCCAGCTCGACGGCGTGGGCGACGCAGCTTCGCCTGCTTCAGAGCCAGCTGCTGGCGAAGATCGCGAAAGGCGTCGGGCACGGCGTGGTGAAGAAGATGCGGATCCAGGGGCCGACGGCGCCGAGCTGGCGGAAAGGGCCGCGGCACGTCCCAGGACGTGGTCCGCGTGACACGTACGGCTGA
- the gyrB gene encoding DNA topoisomerase (ATP-hydrolyzing) subunit B, with amino-acid sequence MTENKSEYNASSITVLEGLEAVRKRPGMYIGSTGERGLHHLVQEVVDNSVDEAMAGFATKVEVTLLSDGGVRVVDDGRGIPVDIHPKEQKPTLEVVLTVLHAGGKFDSDSYAVSGGLHGVGVSVVNALSTKLIAEVKRGGHSWRQEYIDQIPGELQDLGPAEDTGTVITFWADGGIFETTTYNFETISRRLQEMAFLNKGLTLSLRDERVADEETEEDASGQAARVKEKTYCYPGGLEDFVKHINGSKDPIHPNVISFEAKGTGLEVEVAMQWNNGFTPSVYTFANTINTHEGGTHEEGFRAALTRVVNAYAREKKLLKEKDANLTGDDVREGLAAIVSIKLSEPQFEGQTKTKLGNSEAKTFVQQTSNEWLADWFERNPTESKTIINKSISSAHARMAARKARDLVRRKGALEIGGLPGKLKDCRSTNPSECELYIVEGDSAGGSAKEGRDSMYQAILPIRGKIINVEKARIDRVLKNTEVQSLITALGTGIHDEFDLEKLRYHKIVLMADADVDGQHITTLLLTLLFRFMTPLIEHGHVFLSRPPLYKIKWPRQDPEYAYSDRERDAVIQAGVEAGKRLPKDDAIQRYKGLGEMNAEELWETTMDPANRLLGQVTLDDAAQADDLFSVLMGEDVEARRSFITRNAKDVRFLDV; translated from the coding sequence GTGACCGAGAACAAGAGCGAGTACAACGCGTCGTCGATCACGGTGCTCGAAGGTCTCGAAGCCGTCCGCAAGCGTCCCGGTATGTACATCGGTTCCACCGGTGAACGCGGCCTCCACCACCTCGTTCAAGAGGTGGTCGACAACTCCGTCGACGAGGCGATGGCAGGCTTCGCCACCAAGGTCGAGGTTACCCTGCTCTCCGATGGCGGGGTGCGCGTCGTCGACGACGGCCGCGGCATCCCGGTCGACATCCACCCCAAGGAGCAGAAGCCGACCCTGGAGGTCGTGCTCACCGTGCTCCACGCGGGCGGCAAGTTCGACAGCGACTCGTACGCGGTCTCCGGCGGTCTGCACGGCGTCGGTGTCTCCGTGGTGAACGCGCTCTCGACCAAGCTGATCGCCGAGGTCAAACGCGGCGGGCACAGCTGGCGCCAGGAGTACATCGACCAGATCCCCGGTGAGCTGCAGGACCTCGGCCCGGCCGAGGACACCGGCACCGTCATCACCTTTTGGGCCGACGGCGGCATCTTCGAGACCACGACGTACAACTTCGAGACGATCTCCCGTCGTCTCCAGGAAATGGCCTTCCTCAACAAGGGCCTGACCCTTTCGCTGCGCGACGAGCGCGTCGCCGACGAAGAGACCGAAGAAGACGCTTCCGGCCAGGCGGCACGGGTCAAGGAGAAGACCTACTGCTACCCAGGCGGTCTCGAAGACTTCGTCAAGCACATCAACGGCAGCAAGGACCCGATCCACCCCAACGTGATCTCCTTCGAGGCCAAGGGCACCGGCCTCGAGGTCGAGGTCGCCATGCAGTGGAACAACGGCTTCACGCCGTCGGTGTACACCTTCGCCAACACGATCAACACGCACGAGGGCGGCACGCACGAAGAGGGCTTCCGCGCCGCGCTCACCCGCGTCGTCAACGCGTACGCGCGCGAGAAGAAGCTGCTCAAGGAGAAGGACGCCAACCTGACCGGTGACGACGTGCGCGAGGGTCTCGCCGCGATCGTCTCGATCAAGCTGTCCGAGCCGCAGTTCGAAGGCCAGACCAAGACCAAGCTGGGCAACAGCGAGGCCAAGACGTTCGTGCAGCAGACGTCGAACGAATGGCTGGCCGACTGGTTCGAGCGCAACCCCACCGAGTCGAAGACGATCATCAACAAGTCGATCTCCTCGGCGCACGCGCGGATGGCCGCCCGCAAGGCGCGCGACCTGGTCCGCCGCAAGGGCGCGCTGGAGATCGGCGGGTTGCCCGGCAAGCTCAAGGACTGCCGGTCGACCAACCCGTCGGAATGCGAGCTCTACATCGTCGAGGGTGACTCGGCAGGCGGTTCGGCCAAGGAAGGCCGCGACTCGATGTACCAGGCGATCCTGCCGATTCGCGGCAAGATCATCAACGTCGAGAAGGCCCGCATCGACCGCGTCCTCAAGAACACCGAGGTCCAGTCGCTGATCACCGCGCTCGGCACCGGTATCCACGACGAGTTCGACCTCGAGAAGCTGCGCTACCACAAGATCGTGCTGATGGCCGACGCCGACGTCGACGGCCAGCACATCACCACGCTGCTGCTCACCCTGCTGTTCCGTTTCATGACCCCGCTCATCGAGCACGGGCACGTGTTCCTCTCACGGCCGCCGCTGTACAAGATCAAGTGGCCGCGGCAGGACCCGGAGTACGCCTACTCCGACCGGGAACGCGACGCCGTCATCCAGGCCGGTGTCGAGGCGGGCAAGCGCCTTCCCAAGGACGACGCGATCCAGCGCTACAAGGGTCTCGGCGAGATGAACGCCGAAGAGCTGTGGGAGACCACGATGGACCCGGCGAACCGGCTGCTCGGCCAGGTCACCCTGGACGACGCCGCGCAGGCCGACGACCTGTTCTCCGTGCTGATGGGCGAGGACGTCGAAGCGCGCCGTTCCTTCATCACGCGTAACGCCAAGGACGTGCGCTTCCTGGACGTGTAA
- the dnaN gene encoding DNA polymerase III subunit beta, which translates to MKIRVERDGLADAVAWVARSLPSRPPVPVLGGVLLDAGSDGTSDALTVSGFDYEVSATVGVPATIADGGRLLVSGRLLADITKSLPAQPVEISVDGARATITCGSARFSLPTMPVEDYPQLPSQPAFAGELTGDAFGQAVTQVVVAAGKDDTLPMLTGMRLEISGSSLTLVATDRFRLAMREFTWEPAEGLSDAAVLVPARTLAEAAKTLGASGAKIRLALASGEGLLGLSGSGRYTTTRLLDAEFPPYRQLLPAQHTSRAVIEVSALAESIKRVSLVAERGTQVRLEFNDGSLRLSAGGDDEGSAEEELQVDYEGEPVTIAFNPGYLVDGLGALNANRAELTFTTPNRPALIKPADEEGNVVPGYLYLLMPVRLPG; encoded by the coding sequence ATGAAGATCCGCGTCGAGCGTGACGGGCTGGCCGACGCCGTCGCGTGGGTGGCGAGAAGCCTCCCGTCGCGGCCTCCGGTCCCGGTTCTGGGCGGTGTCCTGCTCGATGCGGGATCCGACGGGACGAGTGACGCCCTCACCGTCTCCGGATTCGACTACGAGGTCTCCGCGACGGTCGGGGTCCCGGCCACCATCGCCGACGGCGGCCGCCTCCTGGTCTCCGGACGTCTGCTGGCCGACATCACCAAGTCGCTGCCCGCGCAGCCGGTCGAGATCTCCGTCGACGGTGCCCGCGCGACCATCACCTGCGGCTCCGCGCGCTTCTCCTTGCCGACCATGCCGGTCGAGGACTACCCGCAGCTCCCGTCCCAGCCCGCCTTCGCCGGCGAACTCACCGGCGACGCGTTCGGCCAGGCCGTCACCCAGGTCGTCGTCGCCGCGGGCAAGGACGACACCCTCCCGATGCTGACCGGCATGCGGCTGGAGATCTCCGGCTCCTCGCTGACCCTGGTCGCCACCGACCGCTTCCGGCTCGCGATGCGCGAGTTCACCTGGGAGCCGGCCGAGGGTCTGTCCGACGCCGCCGTGCTCGTCCCGGCGCGCACGCTCGCCGAAGCCGCGAAGACGCTCGGTGCCAGCGGCGCCAAGATCCGCCTCGCGCTCGCCAGCGGCGAAGGGCTCCTGGGGCTCTCCGGTTCCGGTCGCTACACCACGACCCGGCTTCTCGACGCGGAGTTCCCGCCGTACCGGCAGCTGCTGCCCGCGCAGCACACGTCGCGCGCGGTCATCGAGGTCTCCGCGCTCGCCGAATCGATCAAGCGTGTTTCGCTGGTCGCCGAGCGTGGCACCCAGGTTCGGCTGGAGTTCAACGACGGTTCGCTGCGGCTCTCCGCCGGTGGCGACGACGAGGGTTCGGCCGAAGAAGAACTTCAGGTCGACTACGAGGGTGAGCCGGTGACCATCGCGTTCAACCCCGGCTACCTCGTCGACGGGCTCGGCGCGCTGAACGCGAACCGCGCGGAACTGACGTTCACCACTCCGAACCGGCCGGCGCTGATCAAGCCCGCCGACGAAGAGGGCAACGTCGTCCCCGGCTACCTGTACCTGCTGATGCCGGTTCGCCTGCCGGGCTGA